A segment of the Commensalibacter oyaizuii genome:
TATTGGGTTGTGTGGTGCCATTTTCCGCAAGGGTCAGTAAAACGAAAATCCACAAATTCGACGGAATTTTCTTGGATCATGTCCATTACTTTTGAAATGGCTTCTTCTTTTGAAGCAGAAGGGGAAATAGTGTTATTAGTCATGTAATGCTTCCTGTGTCTTTAGACTAAAGAATATAAGAACTATAAATACGCAGTCATCACGAAAAAGGATGGTGATGATACGGTAAGATATGTTGGTTCAGCGTATAAGTTAATTTATAGCGCTTCTACTCCGCTTTCTCCTGTGCGAATACGAATGGCATTTTCCACAGGTATAACAAAGATCTTTCCATCACCAATGCGACCCGTGCGGGCTGTGTTCATGATAATGTCAACGGCACGTTCAACCAAATCATCGCCACAAACCAGTTCGATTTTTACTTTTGGTAAAAAATCAACAACATACTCTGCACCACGATATAATTCAGTATGGCCTTTTTGCCTGCCAAAGCCTTTTACTTCTGTGACAGTAATTCCTTGCAAGCCGATTTCTTGTAAGGCTTCTTTAACCTCGTCTAATTTAAAAGGTTTAATAATAGCCTCAATTTTTTTAATCATTTTATTTCTCTTAAATAAAATTAAGTAAAATTGCTTTTACTTAGCTATTTAGATAACTCTCTTGAGCCTTTTCATATGCTATTAAAGGATATTTTACCCTGTATTGTCTAGCAAAAAATAAGAAAAAATATAAAAAAATGGCGGAAAATCAAGGATAATTATGCCTATTAAATAGGCACTTTGTCTGTTTATTAGGCAGTTGGTTTGAAAAGGAGGATTAATAAGGATTATAATAAAATAGAATGATTAAATTTGCATCATTTTGAATGTAAAACATGAGCAAAATATGAAAATATTTAATTCTTGATGGAAGATTCTTTAGAAATCGTTTTTAGCATTCTCTGCCTAATCATCCCGCTGATCGGTCTGATTAAATACCAGTAATATAAAAAGTTACGTTGAGCAATTTTGTCTGTGCACAATATTCTGGTTTCAGTGGATAACATAGTTTTGTTTTGTTCCAACGCGGTAGTATGAAAGTTGAATACAAGTTTTGCTGAGTTTGGTTGGTTAAATAATAAAAAATCATCCGCATTATTGCATGGGTTTAATCTATAGTTTAATTGCCAAAACCGTCCGATCAATCCAAAGACGACTTCTGTATTTTTATATGTTTCAAGGCAGGTAAATTGCTTCATACTGAAATGCTCTATTGTATGATTGTTTTTTTTGTATAAAATTTTATTGGGCAGCTCACGTAGTATAAGTGCTGTTTTACAAAAAAAATCATTTTGCAGATCGTAGCAGATAGCATTTTGTAAAACTTTATCTGCACTTGCATTTATACGTATAGAATGTCGTTCACTAAATTGGTATTGAGGGAGATATTTATCGATCAACATGATTTGCTTTTTTGAAATTAAGTTTGAGAAACCCTCAGCGTTCCTTTCTTGATGTTGTTTTTCAAGCGATTGATTACATTTTGTATCATTTATAAAATATATAAACCAGTAAATGAATAAAGGAATTTTTTAATGCCAGATTGTTTAATTCCAAAGGTAATAGAAAAACTATATCCTGATGTTACAGAAGTTTTTGTAAATCCAGAGTTGTTAAGACCCTATTTCTTTCCATTATTATCTTTTAAACATGATGGTCAATTATTCCATATGATTGCGGTTCCTGGATTGTTTTTTAATGAGACGCAATGCCAACATTATTCAGAATGTGGCTTTTTTGGATTTCAACGTGATCAAGATGGTCGTTATGAATTTTTAGGTGGGTTCAGTATTTTTGAAGAGTATCAAGAGGTACCCGCTTTATATAAAATACTGCAAGAGGATTGGTTGCTTCACGGGGAAAAATATTATCATCAACATATTACTGTAAAAGATTATATATCATCTTTAGATATTCAAGATAATCTTAAAAAGAAATTAAAATGCTATATTGGCGATTTTTATGGATATCAGATGACCAAGACGAATTGGTATAGGACAGGTAAATTCAAAACATTCATGTTTATGACTGAGGCTTGGAGCAATGTTGATGCATTAGATTTTATTAATGCAAATGAACATGACCAAGCGGGTGATTTTCTTGTCAATAAAGATTTTATTTTAAAATTTGATTATGATTTAACACCAGAAATGATGATTGGTGGAATTGGTAAGGGTGATTTTTTATCAGTAATAAATGGTGGTACTAATTTTCTTTTTTGGGATGATGTAAAAGATATTATATATTTGGTAGAATTGTATTCTTAATTATTTTTCTAAAAGTTAGCTGATAAAATGATTAGATTAGCATCTTATCAGCGTGTGTCTTTGTTTATTTTACATAATGTTCTTCTTTTAAGATTGGTTTTAAAAAGCGTCCTGTATAACTTTCTTTGACATTAACAATATCTTCTGGTGTTCCGGTGGCGATAATTTGTCCGCCACCATTTCCACCCTCTGGACCCAAATCAATAACCCAATCGGCGGTTTTAATGACTTCCAAATTATGTTCAATAACAATAATAGTATTACCTTGTTCAACAAGAGTATGAAGAACTTCTAATAATTTACGTACGTCTTCTGTATGTAGACCAGTGGTCGGTTCATCAAGAATATACAAAGTTCTTCCAGTGGCCCTGCGTGCTAATTCTTTGGAAAGTTTAATCCGTTGGGCTTCCCCTCCAGAAAGAGT
Coding sequences within it:
- a CDS encoding P-II family nitrogen regulator: MKKIEAIIKPFKLDEVKEALQEIGLQGITVTEVKGFGRQKGHTELYRGAEYVVDFLPKVKIELVCGDDLVERAVDIIMNTARTGRIGDGKIFVIPVENAIRIRTGESGVEAL